The Bradyrhizobium barranii subsp. barranii genome segment TCTGGTCGAGCATGGTGTAAGCCACGTCCGCCGAGAAGGTCAGGTTCTTCACCGGCGTCCAGCGGGTGATCAGACCGATCGTGCCGATGTTGAAGTTCGGGTTGCAAGAGGTGATACCCGCAGTGGCGGCACCCAACGTAGCGAGTTGGTTGCAAATGAGAGTCGCACCACCGTTGCTGTACGTCAGCTGAGCGTACGAACCGTAGATCGCGGTGTTCCAGTACGGATCCCAGTTGTGGGTGTAGGCGCCGCGCATACCCCAGCTCGTAACCGTGTTGATACCGGTTCCGTTGGCGAACACACCGTCAGCCGCACCGGCAATGCCAATGCTCTGATAGGCACCAGCCAGGTTGGTACCGCCGAACATTGCATAGTTCTGCGAAGCCAAGCTCTGGAAGTTGTAGCGGGTCGCACCGTCGGTGTAGACCGCCTGGACGTTGATCACGTCGCCCGCACCCGTCGGAATGTTCTTGATGGACAAGGCCGCCTGGACAGCCCAGCCCCACTTGTCGCCCGGATGACCGGCTGCTTCGGTTCCGACAAGCCCCGGAGTCGCGTAGTACGCTACGTGGTTGTTATGCGCCGCGGCAGACAACTGGAACAGACCCCAAGCCTGGTCAATACGGACCATACCCTGGATGTCAGGAGCCCGCGTGCCGCCGAAGGCATTGATGCCGTAGCCGCCGGTACCAACGTTCGCGACCGAAAAGCCGGCGCTGGTGTTGTACAGGTTGCTCTGATAGTAGGCCGTCGGATCCACCGCCGAAATCGCGGCAGTGATGCCCTGACCGAAGTCGGCAGTATAGGTGAACTGGTTCACACCAGTGACCGTGCCGCCGCCGCCGGTCAGACCGTCGAAGTTGTTACCCGGATAGTTGGTCCAGGGGGCGTCGAACTGGGCAACAGCTTTACCCATCGTGAAGCCCGCGAACTGGATGAAGGCGTAGTACACGCCGAGCGTACCGCCGGCGATTGCGCCTGCGTTGGCATTGTTGGGTCCGCCAACGCCCGTAGCGCCGAGCTGCGAGTAAACGGTGGAGCCGTTGCCGGTGCCGTTGCCCGTGTAGTTATCCGTCGTCCACGAGAACACCACGTCGGCGAAGGTACGAACCACGCCGTATTCGGTCGCGGTGCGCGTGTCGACGTTGAAGTCTTCACGGGCACGAGTGACGTAGTAGTTCGTCAGACGGTTCGCAGAACCGTTAACACTGCTGAAGTTACCGTTGAAATCGGTAGCGTTGATCGCGACTTCAGCACGCAGGTAACCACCCAGCTTGATGCAGGTGTCAGTGCCCGGGATGTAGTAGAATCCGGCACCGTACAGGGAGCAGATCTTCACGTATTCGACCGCTTTGGCCTTCACGGGGAGATCGGCTGCCTGTGCTCCGCCAACGGCAATCAGACCTGCCGCTGAACCGAGCAAAAGGCTCTTAACCAACTTCATGTTAAACCTCCAAGTTTGCTCTATAGGGAAGGTTCCGGATCCGCTGGGTGACGACACCCTAAGGTTGGTTCCCTTGTCCCTTAACTTACCGCTTAGTCGCTTCGCGCCTTCGGACACACCCGCTGAACGCGAGGGACTTAAGCGAACCACCTAAAACGGGACGACCTCGGGATGCCCCCCTCCGTCGCTCAGTCACAATTACCGAACGTCTTTGCACACACAACAAGAGAACGCTCCGTAGCGAGCCCATGACGTTTGTTTTCCGAAGGGTGTTGCACAAATAACACGCAGATGTGATCGAAGCGCTCTCGCAACATATTGTTTTTGCTTAGTTTTCTAGGACGGTTCCGTCTGCCGTCAAAATTCCCCACCTGAGGCGCTGTGGACGGAACTCCAGCCTGAACAGGCTTTGACGCGCACGAATCGTGGAATCAGAAGGAGACTCAAGGAGAAGGCACACAGGTCTTCCCGCGACTCTCCACCAGGCGCAGACATGGTCGCGGCAACGCTGAAGGCGCGCTGCGAAGGCTCTTTATCGATGGTGGGGATGATTGAGACCGGAGCGGACAGCTCGGCTGGCGGAGACGGAGGGATTCGAACCCTCGATAGGCCTTTACAAGCCTATAACGGTTTAGCAAACCGCCGCCTTCAGCCACTCGGCCACGTCTCCAATATGCCGGGTATGCCCGACACGGCGGCGAGCCGCAAGCGGCAGAATCAAGGTCTGTGCGTTCTTTCACCTGAAAGCGACCGCCGGACGACCGCGAAAGCCTGGCGCATGGATCAGCGCGGCACGCGCAGCCGATTCGCGCTCTCTATATATGTGTGCATCCATCCACGGGATTGCCGGATCCGCCGCTGCGAGGGCGCATTCAGCACCACCTCGCCGGCTCAGATATTGAACCAGACGCCGGAGCTGCGCCGGGACGGAAGGCCCAAGACCTCTATATCCCCGGCAAGAGGCCCGTCTTGTGCGGCCGTCCGGGTTCCAGAGCGGAATCGTCGGGCGGCGGCTCGGTCATGCCGCGCGGGTCGATGCGGCGACACGACGAAGGAACTTGATTGAGCGCAATCCGTCCCCGTGAAGACAAGGGTGTGGATGCGATTCTCGGCTCAGTGAGCCGAGACCCACGCCCTCGCCTCGCGCTGCGCGGCCGAGATCTCGGCGTCCGACATCTGCCCGGCGACTTCCTGGCGCAGCGCCACGGCGTCCTTGCGGCCCTTCAGCGCGGCGAGGTTGAACCATTTATGTGCGGCGACGAGGTCGACGAGGCCGGAGCGGCCGCTCGCCCAATAGATCCCGCGCTCGAACAACACGTCCGACAGCGCGCTCGCGTCGATCGGCGTCGCCGTCTCCAGATCGAAAGTACCCTGAAACATAACGCATCCCCTTTTTTTCTGCCGCCTCGTTCCCCCGAGCGCGGCTCCCGTCCAAAGACCTGTTCAACTCATCCCCATGCCGTTTGCCGGCTTGTTGGAGGCGATGATGGCGGGCAAATTTGAATGGCAGTTTAAGTATCGCGATGAAGCAGACGTAAACGCACCCGCACGGGGCGCGCGCGACGAATGCAAGAAGTCCCCACTTTGCAGGCACTTCTGCGATTCGTCAGATTCGGTTTACCCTGGGATTTTGGGAGAACGATAACCATCGCGCGCGGTGACGCGCGCCCTGCGGTTACAATTCGTGGGAGGGGCGCGTTGTGGGAGGGGCGCGCCGGCAAGGCCACACGGGCGCCTCGCGTGGCCACCCCGTGGCAGACAAGGCCGCGCAGCGCGAAGCGCGCGACTTTAGGAATCGGAGCGACGGCCTCGCATTGCGCCTGCGCGGCGCGCCGTCGCGGCAAACGACAGTTCGCCGCAGCCCTCGCCTGCCCCAAGGCAGCGCGGCCACGTCACGGTCAGATCAGCAATGTGGGAAAAGGGAATGCCAATACCCCGGCCTCAAAAGAACGAGGGCGTCGGCGAACACGTCAGGACCAGATTCCACGTTGGCCCGAAGGCCGCTTGTGAAATTGCGGAGCCCTTGAGAAGGAGAACCGCACCGAACGAAGAAAACTTGTTTCTTCTGCCGGACCGTACTTTGGCGAGCGAACCCGCGAAAGAGAACGATCCGACCGTTGGCCTGATGTCTCGCCGACACCCTCTATCGCCGACCAGAACCTGTTAGAAGGCGCTGATGACGTGCCGGCTCTCTAGGAGCCGGCAACTTCAGAAGCGAAGTTACTTCTTCTTCGCGACCTTGCGGGTCTTCTTCGCAGTCTTCTTCACTGCGCTCTTCGCCTTCTTCGCCTTCTTCGCCTTCTTCGCTTTCTTGGCCATGTTGCCCTCCGATGTGTGAGATGGCTGTAATCGCTGCATGCAGTCGGGGATCGAATGCACACTCATCCCGAATACACCAACACGACGAAAAAAACAGCTTCTCGCTTAAAGAAGTGTTGACGGCACAACGCGCCTGCGCTTGGCGAGCGCGATGCGGGCGCAGTGCATGACGCGTGCTTGCGATCGCGGGGAGTGCCCGCATCGTCGATGTTTGCGCGAGATGCGATTGCAGAAAAACACTACACGGCAAGTATTTTTCTGCACGCGCGCATCGCGCATGCGCGATGCGATGATGTGCATCGTCGATCCCGCGATCGCCGCGCAAGGGCGCTTCGCGGACTCTGAGTCGCGAGTTTTGGCAACGAAAATATTTTCATGCTTAACGGCGCAAGCGCTCGTCAGCGCGTGTGGAAGCCGCCGTTTTGCGCGAATCGCGTGGCGGCGATTCGGCCGCCGCATCGCCGTCGGTCGGGATGGAGTTTGCCGCCGAGGGTGCGCGCGAGCGTCGCAGCGCGAACCGGAAGCGAGGTGACGAAGCGTATCCGTCACCTCGTTCGAACGTGTGACGTCAGATGCCGAGCTTCGACTTCAAGAGGTCGTTGACGCTCTGCGGGTTGGCCTTGCCGCCGGACGCCTTCATCACCTGACCGACGAACCAGCCGAGCGACTGCGGCTTGTCCTTGACCTGCGCGGCCTTGTCGGGATTGGCCGCGATGATGTCGTCGACCACCTTCTCGATCGCCGAGAGGTCGGTGACCTGCTTCATGCCGCGGCTTTCGACCAGCGCGCGCGGATCGCCGCCCTCCTGCCAGACGATCTCGAACAGATCCTTGGCGATCTTGCCGGAGATCGTGCCCTCGCCGATCAGGTCGATGATCGCAGCCAACTGCTCGGCGTTGACGGGAGAGGCCGTAATATCCCGGCCTTCCTTGTTGAGACGGCCGAACAGCTCGTTGATCACCCAGTTCGCCGCCATCTTGCCGTCGCGGGCGCGGTTGCCGAGCGTGTCCAGCACCGTCTCGTAGAACACCGCGCTCTCGCGCTCGGCGACCAGCACGCTCGCATCGTAAGCCGACAGGCCGAAGTCGGCGACGAAGCGCGCCTTCTTCTGGTCCGGCAGCTCCGGCAGCTCTGTCTTCAGCTCGTCGACGAAGCTTTGCGAGAATTCGAGCGGCAGCAGGTCGGGATCGGGGAAGTAGCGGTAGTCGTGCGCCTCTTCCTTGGACCGCATCGATCGCGTCTCGCCCTTGTTGGGGTCGTAGAGCCGCGTTTCCTGGTCGATCTCCCCGCCGTCCTCGAGGATCTCGATCTGGCGCCGCGCCTCGTACTCGATCGCCTGGCCGATGAAGGTGATCGAGTTCATGTTCTTGATCTCGCAGCGGGTGCCGAGCGGCGCGCCCGGCTTGCGCACGGAGACGTTGACGTCGGCGCGCAAGGATCCCTTCTCCATGTCGCCGTCGCAGGTGCCGAGATAGCGCAGGATCGAGCGCAGCTTGGTCACATAGGCCTTGGCCTGCTCGGCGTCGCGGATGTCGGGCTTGGAGACGATCTCCATCAGCGCCACGCCGCAACGATTGAGATCGACATGGGACATGGCCGGCGACTGATCGTGCAGCAACTTGCCCGCGTCCTGCTCAAGATGAAGGCGCTCGATGCCGATGGTCGCGGTCTTGCCGCCATCCAGTTCGACCACGACCTCACCTTCGCCGACGATCGGCGACTTGTACTGGCTGATCTGGTAGCCCTGCGGCGAGTCCGGATAGAAATAGTTCTTGCGGTCGAACACCGAACGCAGATTGATCTGCGCGTTCAGCCCGAGCCCGGTCCGGACAGCCTGTCTGACGCATTCCTCGTTGATGACGGGCAGCATGCCTGGCATCGCGGCATCGACCAGCGACACGTGGCTGTTCGGCTCGCCGCCGAACGTGGTGGACGCGCCCGAGAACAGTTTTGAGTTCGACGTCACCTGGGCATGGATCTCCATGCCGATGACCATCTCCCAGTCACCGGTGGCGCCCTTGAGAAGCTTGTGCGTGGCCGTGCTCATGTCCTGCTCCCGAGCAGCGTGGCAGCGATCCGCTCCCACTCCGCCTCCAATGAATCCTTTGCCGTGGGTTGGCCGGCCTGGCGATACCAGTAGCCGGCATTGCCGAGATCGCCTTCGACCCGGTGCAGATAGGCGTGCACCCAGGCGGCGTCGCGGCTGCTCTCGTCCTGAACGATCTTGTGCGCCTGATCCCAGTCGCCCTTCGCGGCCCACCAGAGGCCGGCGAGCGGCGCGTTCAGATCCGGCGCGGGCGCCGCGCCGTCGAGGCTCGCGATGAACGCGGCGACATTCACCACCACCTCGCGGGCGTGAAGCGGCCGGCGGCCTGCTCGATCACCTCGCCGAGCGAGAACAGCGTCTCCTCGTCGAACGGACGTCCGATCAGCTGCAGGCCGAGCGGCAGGCCTTGCGCGTCCTTGCCGGCGGGCACGGCGATGCCCGGCAGACCCGCCATGTTCACAGTCACCGTGAAGATGTCGTTGAGATACATCTCGACGGGATCCGCCCCGCCCTTCTCGCCGATGCCGAAGGCTGCCGACGGCGTCGCCGGCGTCAGGATCGCGTCGACGCCCTTGGCGAAGCAGTCCTCGAAATCCTTCTTGATCAGCGTCCGCACCTTCTGCGCACGCAGATAATAGGCGTCGTAATAGCCGGCCGAGAGCACATAGGTGCCGATCATGACGCGGCGCTTCACCTCGGCGCCAAAACCCTCGGCGCGGCTGTTCTCGTAGAGCTCGATGATGTTCTTGCCCTGCTCGCGCAGTCCGTAGCGCACGCCGTCATAGCGCGCGAGGTTGGAGGACGCCTCCGCCGGCGCCACGATGTAATAGGCCGGCAGCGCGTATTTGGTGTGCGGCAGCGACACTTCGACGAGCTCGGCACCGGCCGCCTTCAGCCAGGCCGCGCCCTCGCTCCAGAGCTTCTCGATCTCGGCCGGCATGCCGTCGAGGCGATACTCCTTGGGGATGCCGATCCTGATGCCCTTCACGGACTTGCCGATCGCGGCCTCATAGTCCGGCACGGCAATATCGACCGATGTCGTGTCCCTCGGATCGTGCCCGGCCATCGAGCGCAGCAGCATCGCGCTATCGCGCACGCTGCGCGCGATCGGACCGGCCTGGTCGAGCGAGGAGGCGAAGGCGACGATGCCCCAGCGCGAGCAGCGGCCGTAGGTCGGCTTGATGCCGACCGTCGCGGTGAACGCCGCCGGCTGGCGGATCGAGCCGCCGGTGTCGGTCGCGGTCGCGCCCATGCACAGCAACGCCGCCACGGCCGAGGCCGAGCCGCCGGACGAGCCGCCCGGCACCAGCGTCGTGTTGCTTCCCTCACGCCGCCAGGGATTGCCGACGGGGCCGAAGCACGAGGTCTCGTTGGCCGAGCCCATCGCGAACTCGTCATTGTTGAGCTTGCCGAGCATCACCGCACCATCGCGCCACAGCTGCGAGGTCACGGTGGATTCATAGGTCGGCACGAAATTGCCGAGAATCTTCGAGCACGCCGTGGTGCGCACGCCCTTGGTCGCGAACAGATCCTTGATGCCGAGCGGGATGCCGGCGAGCGGGCCGCCCTCCCCCTTGGCGATCTTCTCGTCCACGGCCTTCGCCATGTCGCGCGCGCGATCGGGCGTCTCCATCACGAAGGCATTGAGCACGCGCGCGGCTTCGATCGCGTTCAGATGCGCGTCGGTCAGCTCGAGTGACGTGAAAGTTTTTGCCGCGAGACCCTTGCGGGCCTCGGCGAGCGTCAGCGATGTCAAATCGGTCATTTATTGATCGGGCTGCAGAAGAACGGAGACAGGGTTTTGTCGTTGGCCGGGTCGTCTTTTTTCTTGGCGGCGGCGTTCGCGGCGGCCTCGATCTCGTCGAGCACGGCATTGACGGCGACGTTGGGATCGGCAGCCTTGCCCTGCCGCTCCATCTTGTCGAGATAGTTCATGTAGGCCTGATAGGCCTTCTCATCGTCGCAAAGCATGCACATCGGACTTGGTCCTAAGGCTCTTTAGTTTGACGCGTTTTCTTGACGCGAACCGGCTTCCACTTCGCTCGAAAACGCCACGTCACTCGACCACCTTGGGCACAAGAAAGAAGTGACCTTCGGTCGCGGGCGCGTTGGCAACGATATCGTCGGCGATCTCGCCGTCATTGACCACGTCCTGCCGCTTCTTCATCTGCATCGGGGTGACCGAGGTCATCGGCTCCACGCCCTCGACGTTGACCTCCGAGAGCTGCTCGACAAAGGCGAGCATGGCGTTGAGCTCGCCCTGCAGATGCGGAACCTCGCCCTCGGAAACCGCAATGCGCGCCAGATGCGCGATGCGGCGGACGGTAGCGTCGTCGACGGACATTATATAAGGCCTCTCACGGCAAAATCTAACTGCCGTATAGCAGAGGCCGGTTTTGCGCCGCAACCGGCGGCGCGACCTTAGCCAGCCAGTCCCTTCATGCGGGCCAGGGCCGATTTGGCAAAATCCCGGGTCAATTCGGCCGCGGGGACCTCACGGCCCAGGGCCACGGCCTGGCCGGCCCAGAGATTGGTGAAATCCACCCTGCCCTGCTTTTCGGCAGCTGCCTTGAGCGGCCCCAGCGCGGTCGCGGCATGGGGAAACGGCGGCGCCTCGGGCGAGATCGGGCCGGCTTCGCGCATCAGGCGGTTCTGGACGCCGCGCGCCGGACGCCCGGTCATGACATTGGTGATGACGGTGGAATCGTCCCGCGCTTCAGCCAGCGCCTTGCGCCCGCCCGCGCTGACCTTGGATTCCGGGCAGCGCAGATAGGCGCTGCCGATCTGCACGCCGGATGCGCCGAGCGCAAAGGCTGCGGCGATGCCGCGCCCGTCGGCGATACCGCCGGCCGCGATGACAGGCACCTTCACGGCGTCGGCGACCTGCGGCACCAGCGCAAAGGTGCCGGGCTGCTCGGAGATCTTGTCGGTCAGGAACATGCCGCGATGGCCGCCGGCCTCGGCGCCCTGCGCAATGACGGCATCGACGCCGCGCTCTTCCAGCCAGACTGCTTCCTTCACCGTCGTAGCGGACGAGATGACGAGGCAGCCGGCAGCCTTGACGCGCTTGAGCAGCGCCTGATCCGGCAGGCCGAAATGAAAGCTGACGATCTCCGGCCTCAGCTCCTCGACGACCTCGCAGAACGCGGCGTCGAACGGCGCACGGTTCGCGGCGTTGATGGGCGCGGCGGGATCGAGGCCGTGCTCGGTGTAATAGCCCGTGAGCCGCTGCTTCCAGCGCGCTTCGGCTTCGGCCGTGAGGTCAACCGGCGTGTGGCAGAAGAAGTTCATGTTCACCGGCGCCTTCACGCGCTGGCGAATGATGTTGACCTGCTCGCGCGCCTTCTCCGGCGACAGCATCGCGCTCGGCAGCGAGCCGAGCCCGCCGCCCTCTGCCACGGCGATCACCAGTTCGGCATCCATCACACCGGCCATCGGCGCCAGCACGATCGGGAATTCGGTCTTGAAGAGATCGATCAGTCGACGGTCAGGCCACATAATTCTTGCCTCATGTTCGCTCTTCCCTCTCCCCTTGTGCGAGAGGGTGGATCGCCGCGCAGCGGCGAGACGGGCGAGGGGTTTGCATCCGCGGAGACAGACCCCTCATCCGGCGCGGATTGCATCCGCGCCACCTTCTCCCACAAGGGGAGAAGGAAAAGAAGAAACCGAGTTGCGCCTGCCGGCGAGCAATTGCTCCGCTTCAATCGCAATCCGCTCCACGATCTCGGCGGCCGGTGCAATATCATGAATCAATCCGACCGCCTCGCCCGCGATCACCGCCGCGACGTCGAAATTGCCGGCGGCCTTTGCCGCGACATAGTCCGCCGCGACTGCGGCAACATTCTGCATCAGCTCGACCTCGCGGCCGATCCAGCGCCTGGCGTGGTCGTTGATGAGACACCTTCCCGTGAAAGGCGCCGGCCAGACATTGTTGCGCGAGAGATCGAAGATGATGCTGCGCACGGTCGTGCCGCTGTTCGCTGCGCAGATACGCCGCTTGGCCTCCTCCGCGCCATCAGCCTCCCGGCTCGCATAGAAGCGCGTGCCGAGCAGCACGCCGCTCGCGCCCAGCATCATCATGGCGGCGAGACCGCGCCCGTCGGCGATGCCGCCGGCCGCGACGACAGGCACGTGGCCCGCGGCAAGATCGACGATTGCAGGCACGAGATCGACGGTGGTGCGGGAGGCGCCGTGACCGCCCGCCTCCGTGCCCTGCGCGATCAGGATGTCGGCGCCGGCATCGAGCGCCTGCCGCGCCATGGCTTCATCCTGCACCTGGCAGATCAGGCGTGCACCTGCGGACTTGATCTTCGGCGCGAACGGCGCGGGATCGCCAAACGACAACATGATCGCAGACGGTCTTGCGGCGAGTGCGACATCGAGAAGCTCGGGCCGCTTGGCGAGGCTCCAGGTGATGAAGCCGATCCCGAATGGCGCCGACAACCCCGCGAGCTTCGCAGTCTCCTGCTCCAGCCACACCTTCTCGCCATAGCCGCCGCCCAGAATGCCGAAACCGCCGGCACGGCTCACAGCCGTCACAAGCCGGCTGCCGGCAACGATGTCCATCGGCGCCAGTAGGATAGGATGCTCAATCTCCAGCAGCCTGGTCAGCGACGTCTCAATGGGCATAGCCCCTCCCTGATCTGGACAGGGAGACTAGGCGCGACTAGCATTCTCGAAAAATGAATTGTTGCGAACGCTGCCATCACAAAAGCGAAACGACGCCATGGAACTCAGCGATATCCAGACCTTTGCCGCCGTCGCCCGCACCGGCGGCATCACCCGCGCCGCCGAAGAGCTGAACACGGTGCAATCCAACGTCACCCAGCGCGTGAAGGCGCTGGAAGCGGAGATCGGCACACCGCTGTTCGAACGCCACAGCCGCGGCATGACGCTGACCGGCGCCGGCAAACGCCTCCTCCCCTACGCACAGCGGATGGCCGCGCTATCGCGGGAGGCCGTGCTCGCCGCGCGTGACGACGGCGAGCCGAAGGGACCGCTCGCGATCGGCTCGATGGAGACGACGGCAGCCGTGCGCTTGCCGTCCCTCCTCGCCGATTTCCACCGCAGCTTCCCTGCCGTGCGGCTGAGCCTGCGCACCGCGACCACCGCCGACCTCGTCGCGGGCGTGCTCGAAGGCGCGCTCGACGGCGCCTTCGTCGCGGGTCCCATCGCACATGCCGACCTCACTGCGACGAGCGCGTTTCGTGAAGAGCTGGTGCTGGTCAGCGCGCGGCGCTGGGCCTCACTTGCCGAGCTGCGCGCCGGCACGCCGGAGTCCGGTCCGACCGCGCTGGTGTTCCGCACCGGCTGCACCTACCGCCAGCGTCTCGAACAGATCTTTGTCGAGTTCGGCTGGCCGTCGGCGGCGCGCTTCGAGCTCGGCACGCTCGACGGCATGATCGGCTGTGTCGCCGCCGGCATGGGCGTGACGCTGCTGCCGCGCGCCGTGGTCGAACGCAGCGCGATGGCCGGCAGCGTGTCGATCCACGCGCTGGGCCCGTCACATGCGCGCGTCGAGACGCTCTTCATCCAGCGCAGCGCCGGACATCAATACAGCGCGCTTCAAGGTTTCATGTCCTGCCTGAAGAAAGACAACGACGTCATCGCGGCCTGACACCGGCGCAGCGTTCCACGCGGCGAAATTCGTCACAAATCCATCGCGCTTGAATTAGTCTGCGCTGCGTTCAGCCGCCGCAGCGCAGCAGCTCGAAATGCTTTGAAGCACGCATCCGTTCTACGTTAGGATGTGTCACTGGCCAGCGCAAAAACACAACGAAGCCAAAACATCGGGAGGACTATCGATGCGCAATACGCTCGTGTTGTGCTGTG includes the following:
- a CDS encoding porin codes for the protein MKLVKSLLLGSAAGLIAVGGAQAADLPVKAKAVEYVKICSLYGAGFYYIPGTDTCIKLGGYLRAEVAINATDFNGNFSSVNGSANRLTNYYVTRAREDFNVDTRTATEYGVVRTFADVVFSWTTDNYTGNGTGNGSTVYSQLGATGVGGPNNANAGAIAGGTLGVYYAFIQFAGFTMGKAVAQFDAPWTNYPGNNFDGLTGGGGTVTGVNQFTYTADFGQGITAAISAVDPTAYYQSNLYNTSAGFSVANVGTGGYGINAFGGTRAPDIQGMVRIDQAWGLFQLSAAAHNNHVAYYATPGLVGTEAAGHPGDKWGWAVQAALSIKNIPTGAGDVINVQAVYTDGATRYNFQSLASQNYAMFGGTNLAGAYQSIGIAGAADGVFANGTGINTVTSWGMRGAYTHNWDPYWNTAIYGSYAQLTYSNGGATLICNQLATLGAATAGITSCNPNFNIGTIGLITRWTPVKNLTFSADVAYTMLDQKFAGTISTLAAGPAAVVAKPGAVYELKDQNTVSLLLRAQRNW
- the gatB gene encoding Asp-tRNA(Asn)/Glu-tRNA(Gln) amidotransferase subunit GatB encodes the protein MSTATHKLLKGATGDWEMVIGMEIHAQVTSNSKLFSGASTTFGGEPNSHVSLVDAAMPGMLPVINEECVRQAVRTGLGLNAQINLRSVFDRKNYFYPDSPQGYQISQYKSPIVGEGEVVVELDGGKTATIGIERLHLEQDAGKLLHDQSPAMSHVDLNRCGVALMEIVSKPDIRDAEQAKAYVTKLRSILRYLGTCDGDMEKGSLRADVNVSVRKPGAPLGTRCEIKNMNSITFIGQAIEYEARRQIEILEDGGEIDQETRLYDPNKGETRSMRSKEEAHDYRYFPDPDLLPLEFSQSFVDELKTELPELPDQKKARFVADFGLSAYDASVLVAERESAVFYETVLDTLGNRARDGKMAANWVINELFGRLNKEGRDITASPVNAEQLAAIIDLIGEGTISGKIAKDLFEIVWQEGGDPRALVESRGMKQVTDLSAIEKVVDDIIAANPDKAAQVKDKPQSLGWFVGQVMKASGGKANPQSVNDLLKSKLGI
- the gatA gene encoding Asp-tRNA(Asn)/Glu-tRNA(Gln) amidotransferase subunit GatA, translating into MTDLTSLTLAEARKGLAAKTFTSLELTDAHLNAIEAARVLNAFVMETPDRARDMAKAVDEKIAKGEGGPLAGIPLGIKDLFATKGVRTTACSKILGNFVPTYESTVTSQLWRDGAVMLGKLNNDEFAMGSANETSCFGPVGNPWRREGSNTTLVPGGSSGGSASAVAALLCMGATATDTGGSIRQPAAFTATVGIKPTYGRCSRWGIVAFASSLDQAGPIARSVRDSAMLLRSMAGHDPRDTTSVDIAVPDYEAAIGKSVKGIRIGIPKEYRLDGMPAEIEKLWSEGAAWLKAAGAELVEVSLPHTKYALPAYYIVAPAEASSNLARYDGVRYGLREQGKNIIELYENSRAEGFGAEVKRRVMIGTYVLSAGYYDAYYLRAQKVRTLIKKDFEDCFAKGVDAILTPATPSAAFGIGEKGGADPVEMYLNDIFTVTVNMAGLPGIAVPAGKDAQGLPLGLQLIGRPFDEETLFSLGEVIEQAAGRFTPARWW
- the gatC gene encoding Asp-tRNA(Asn)/Glu-tRNA(Gln) amidotransferase subunit GatC, which codes for MSVDDATVRRIAHLARIAVSEGEVPHLQGELNAMLAFVEQLSEVNVEGVEPMTSVTPMQMKKRQDVVNDGEIADDIVANAPATEGHFFLVPKVVE
- a CDS encoding NAD(P)H-dependent flavin oxidoreductase codes for the protein MWPDRRLIDLFKTEFPIVLAPMAGVMDAELVIAVAEGGGLGSLPSAMLSPEKAREQVNIIRQRVKAPVNMNFFCHTPVDLTAEAEARWKQRLTGYYTEHGLDPAAPINAANRAPFDAAFCEVVEELRPEIVSFHFGLPDQALLKRVKAAGCLVISSATTVKEAVWLEERGVDAVIAQGAEAGGHRGMFLTDKISEQPGTFALVPQVADAVKVPVIAAGGIADGRGIAAAFALGASGVQIGSAYLRCPESKVSAGGRKALAEARDDSTVITNVMTGRPARGVQNRLMREAGPISPEAPPFPHAATALGPLKAAAEKQGRVDFTNLWAGQAVALGREVPAAELTRDFAKSALARMKGLAG
- a CDS encoding NAD(P)H-dependent flavin oxidoreductase codes for the protein MPIETSLTRLLEIEHPILLAPMDIVAGSRLVTAVSRAGGFGILGGGYGEKVWLEQETAKLAGLSAPFGIGFITWSLAKRPELLDVALAARPSAIMLSFGDPAPFAPKIKSAGARLICQVQDEAMARQALDAGADILIAQGTEAGGHGASRTTVDLVPAIVDLAAGHVPVVAAGGIADGRGLAAMMMLGASGVLLGTRFYASREADGAEEAKRRICAANSGTTVRSIIFDLSRNNVWPAPFTGRCLINDHARRWIGREVELMQNVAAVAADYVAAKAAGNFDVAAVIAGEAVGLIHDIAPAAEIVERIAIEAEQLLAGRRNSVSSFPSPLVGEGGADAIRAG
- a CDS encoding LysR family transcriptional regulator — protein: MELSDIQTFAAVARTGGITRAAEELNTVQSNVTQRVKALEAEIGTPLFERHSRGMTLTGAGKRLLPYAQRMAALSREAVLAARDDGEPKGPLAIGSMETTAAVRLPSLLADFHRSFPAVRLSLRTATTADLVAGVLEGALDGAFVAGPIAHADLTATSAFREELVLVSARRWASLAELRAGTPESGPTALVFRTGCTYRQRLEQIFVEFGWPSAARFELGTLDGMIGCVAAGMGVTLLPRAVVERSAMAGSVSIHALGPSHARVETLFIQRSAGHQYSALQGFMSCLKKDNDVIAA